The following nucleotide sequence is from Halogeometricum sp. S3BR5-2.
CTTGACGACGACACCCATCTCACACAGGTCGTCGATGTTCTCGTAGACGGTACTCCGGGCAACGTCGCCAATATCAGCGATATCACTCACGTTCAGGTCACGGTCGCGCTCGCTCAGGAGAGCCCAGATAATCTTCACCTTGCCAGACGCCCCGAACACATGGACGAGTGGTTCATTTCCTGAGTACTGTTCGTCGTTGTCTCGTCCATCACGCTTGATTTCGGTCGACATCACACTACGGTGTTGTAATGGCACGCTATAAAGTAGTTGGGTCATACTACGACCCTGTTGGATTTCACAACAAACATTAAGTGAGGGGGCGTTCTATATGCCCTTGTGACCGCCCGGGAAATACACACCAAGGTCATCCAAAAGCTTCTCTACCAACGCCGCTTCGCGGCAAATCCCGTTACTCCTGCCGCCGTTACTAACTGGTTTCCAGCAGGTGAAAGGGAGCGGGTCGAGCGAGAGATCGAACGGATGACCGCCGACCCAGACGCTCCACTCCAACCAGTACAGGACGGCCCGCAGGTCTGCTTGCCGAGCAT
It contains:
- a CDS encoding winged helix-turn-helix domain-containing protein; amino-acid sequence: MSTEIKRDGRDNDEQYSGNEPLVHVFGASGKVKIIWALLSERDRDLNVSDIADIGDVARSTVYENIDDLCEMGVVVKTREVGGGPMYQINTENEMVDHISEVRDLALERLLELEK